In Citrus sinensis cultivar Valencia sweet orange chromosome 3, DVS_A1.0, whole genome shotgun sequence, the sequence AGAATTTGTCACTTAACACAATAAGGTTAAACATTTCTTATTTCTGCaagaagaattaaataatatgaaataagagaTTTTCATATTGCAAAAAGATCACAAACCTTTGGGACCAGTGTTTATAGGAAGAGAACAGAAAACACAAAGCCAGGACAACAATCAAAGTGAACAAAACGATACTAGTGACACTTATTCGATTTGGCCCTTTCTTCCTTTTACTTTGTAGTAGCAGAGCTTGAGGCTTAATCTTCGCCATCAAATGCAAGCTTCAATTTAACTGCtacaaaatacttaaaattaaaacccaaaaaaaaaaaatcttctttttctctttttttacaattattttcaaaaggcAGAATCTTTGTgaaatgtaaatataaaacaatttaaagcaattttcaaattaaattccGGTGATAGACGACAATTTAATTGAACCCTAAAAATGGAAAGTAGAATGAAAATAGCGGGAAAGTTGCGGGAAAACGGAAACTTTAAAGTACCTATGTTTCCTTCGTCGAAGATAATCTCTCTCTTCGCGACAATAAACTTACGTTTACAGTTTTTACTGATCCCTTGAGCTTTGGATAATTGGATCCCCTTGCTTTTCTCGTGGAAAAATTTATGGTCGCAACTTTTCacatttctttcatttttgtatttttggctTGTATATGTCTGTAGATGGCAAATTGCCTCCTGCCATCAACTAAGCTGCGGTCCAGCCAATGTCACccatttttttgtctttttaaattctttaacaCTATTGAACTATTGTTACATTCtttaattactaatatatataagtatttaaaataatacattttactatcaattaattaattaatttaatatatagttAAACTATGTATATCATTTATCAACCATAATTGATGATAAatgtaaatatgattttttttttgttttaacctAACAACAACTGATTTCTTCTCATTCATGTAAGCATGGTTCAAATCTCATATCTTTTATTTCCAACATAAGAAATTTTACTATTGCAAATGGATGGaatgtataaaatatgaaaataaatttaattatatgcagttaatattttattttatttttgtaacataatatttatttaacatattatcaattatttgattatgtaataaaaatgtactaatttaccaataataataaagtgttaGCTTATGTGTCTaccaaatcttttttttaacaaagatttttatttttggttgagtttttgtccttaaataaaaagaataaatttaattacacatttaaataaattgatattttttactCCATCCGAACATTTTAAATAGTCATTAGTGCATAtgtttacaattaaaatctttcattGACTTAACTcgagaatgaaaaaaaaaatcaaataattcgtttatttgaaaataatttaaatgtttctatatttaaaataaactaaaaataaatgcaattttgatttattattttgtttctatattaaaaataattttaattaccttTTAATATCAATCATCCtaggaaattaaataaataaataaataattttttatgtaaaacaCATTAACTAGTTTTTCATGCTATACAGtgcttaataatttaaaataaaaattaaatattcatgTTTACCACTGGATATCCATATTTATATTAGACGATTATACCATGGATACCCATAATCATGCTTTTGCACTTTAATACATATCAATATCaatgataataattgaaaCGAAAATGAACACGTGGCTAAGAAAAAGGATTTTTAAGGCCATCTTAATTttcaatctatatatatgaagggaaaaggaaaattacatttataattaaaaaaattccaacCAATCCaatataataatgataataataataataataataaaagttttaaaataactaCTATTATGGTGcgtttaatttttagattgagaaatcaaaatcattgaCAACGTTTATTTCGCAAAATAAAGTCGAAAATCGAAATCGAAATTATAGGACCCAcctcaataataataataataataataattattattattatagtgcgtttaatttttagattgggaaatcaaaatcattgaCAACGTTTATTTCGCAAAATAAAGTCGAAAAtcgaaatcaaaattataggACCCAcctcaataataataataatatcctataataataataataataattattattattattattataggatTTGTAGTATCAAAGTAACACGGATTTTCAAGATctacaataaattttgatttcataCTGTACTGTAAACCAAACATCCAATGCAGTGTCAAACTTGCGATGAAGTTCAGACTGTCGGGAAAGaagcaaataatttaaattatcaagAAAAAGCGGAAGAAGACTTTCCGTTCTATCATTACAAAGCCTTGCACTAAAGAACTAACATATTAGCCATCAATATCGAACACTCTTCTCGCTATTTCTCTCTACACCATTGGGTGAAGAAACTTGTGAACTAATTTCGCAATACATTACAACAAATAAATCACGGCAAAATTAACTCTAATCTTTCACTACACGTATAACGAATATGCAAAACACAAGAGGGCAAGATTCACAAGAAATTCACGTCGTCTTCTTGTTGTTCCAGGACAATAGTGGCAAGAGCAAGTCTGTATGCGGAGGATCTTAAGTTTCGAACAAGAACATATATCTCTTTCCTCCGCTGCTTTTCTGGCATCTCATTCCATTGCTCCTCCCTAAGAAGAGCTAGCAAAACTGCCTCGCAGAAAGCCTGTGCCACTGGCTTCTtgctacaaataaaataaactattattcTAAGCTTTTATGAGCAGAGTAAAACAGTGTGATTAAAACAAAGAGTCTGGGAAGTCAAAATGAAGCAAAATGATGTACACTAACCTCCCTCGAACAAATCCAGTTGTGACAAAACCAATTGGCCATCTATGAGAAGCCCTACTAGCTGGATCCTCTGGTATCTGGAGTTCCCAATTACCAGAAGACAGTTCTTTGAAATATGATCTCACAGAAGATTGAGGCATTTGAAGTTGAATCTCATTAATTCCAGAACTGCATCATAGAGACAAGAAACGTGTTGGATAAACAAGGAGAATAGTTACTACACAAATAACTAGTTTCATATGAAGATGAGTGTTAGGAGGGAAAGAATAAAAGTCCCCGAACACTCaagtcttttttctcttccctttcAATAATGCTCTAGGAATAAGAAAATCCCGAAGAGTTAGTTACTTCCAAACACTCGAACAGCAAAGTCTCTTGCACATATCATCAAATCACTAACTAcattaaattcaaagaaatcaagCTCACATAGCtttcaaattatatatgtatatatatatatatatatatatataaagagttAGAAAATAAGTACCTCGAAGTCCATAATGATATATCAGTAAGCTGAGGCACACATACAACAGCTCCCTCTTCAAAAACACCATTCTTGTAAGCATGGAGAAGAACTCTAAGGAAACATAATTTTtggttataattaatttgcttaATCATATTTTGACTATGATCAAGGTTGCTTTGCTTTTTCATTAACTCCACAAAACTCATCTTCTGACTAGCAACATGGGGAAATAACAGCAAATGATCACCGTGGATCTCATTCATGAAGTATGTCAGCATACTGGATGTCCTTGCTACAATTCTGTCAAATGGATTACCTTGACAGACCAATGATGCCATATCCCTCCTTCCACATCCTGCATGTGATGAAGACTTATCATCAACCATGTTTTTTGCACTTGAAATTTCAGTATATTGCTCTCCAGTTGCTACATTCTTCAAGGAAACACCAACAATATTCCATGGGGGTGGAATGGGAATTCTCAAATGTCTTATATTAGCAGGACGTAATTCTGCTTTTtcatcagcagcagcagcttcaATCCCCATAGAACATGAGTATGCATTACAATCTGGAAAATCTGAAGGAAAATATGGTGATCCAATCTGCAAAAGAGAGAACATTTACATGCAATGTTTTAATACACAATCGCTCAAAACTACAATTTAAGGGTGCACATACTTACATTACATGCAATCCAGTGTTTCTCCCTCAGACCTATTGCACGAACCCCCTTGGAGACAATAGATATCCAGAAGACTCTAGCCCAACATATTGGGAGTATAATGGACCATctgagataaaaattttattttatatttttttaattaactgaaGGGTAAAATGGAAGGCACAGAAGCAATAAGTGAACTTCAACAAATCGAAAATacgaaaatttatttttgatgaATACATGTGATATACTCTAAAGTATGAGAGGACTAACagaagaattaaaaagaaaatatatattaccCCATAAGTGAGCCccttttatcattatttctcaGAAGCAGAACAGGACAAGATCTCAAGCACTGCACCTCGTTTGAAGTCTTCCGTTTCCCTGATTTTGGATCATCAAGGCAAAGGTAATCCATACGCGTCTGATGTTTTTCCATGCAAAGTTCATTTTCTTCCATGGGGGGGCTTATTCCACAGCTAGCATCCCACAAACTTTTGTCATTGACAATGCCACTACCTTCAAATTTTGAACATGATGAAGAGAGCAACTCTTCTCTCTTCTCCGAAATTCCTAGTAGTGCAACCTGCTTTTTCATTTCATGATCTAGTTCATCATTGAGTGTCAATGTAGAAGCGGACTCTGGAACATCTTCAATCCTTTTATCAGGAAATACACGAGGATCATTTACTGTTAGAGGCAAAATCGCacaagaagaaatttgttctTCATCCTCAAGGGTAGAACATATTTTGGTTTGGGAATCATCCTGAGCCTCCAACATAGAACATTTCTTCAGTTGCCGAGAATTCTTTGAAGTACTGCAGAGCCAATCAACAGGATATAGTCAATCTTAAAGACTTACttaaaatgatcaaatttacATAAAAGAAACTAACCTATTAACTGGTTGCAATATCTTTTGAAGAAGTTGAAATGCCTTTGATCCAATAACTTCCAGTTTTGCAAGTTGACCCTCGAgtgaaaaacaattaatcaaagtGCCGGTCTCATTCACCTAGATTATAAGACATTAAACATACAACAAAATTTATCGtgagtaaataataaattacaagaaattttcatttaatctaCAGTtagattaaatgaaaatatttcatttcaacAGGCGGCTCAAAATCATATCAGAAAGGCTTCCCAAACGACCACAAATTTGAGGTAGGGAGGTCAAGCCTGCTAAAGAAGAACTAGTGTATcgtcaataaaatttgctatATAGATGTTCTAACAAAAACCAGCTACATGTGCTTTACCTGTTTCTGACAGGCTAATTTTAGAGCACCAAATCCCTCACCAAAAGCTGAAGCATGAATC encodes:
- the LOC102610041 gene encoding ribonucleases P/MRP protein subunit POP1 isoform X1; protein product: MASDGSKRSQVSSVPPRKLNVQKFAEARASEMESLHSIVSNRLDNNFRSRRNKRRRTSAYNNQITRKRSKKRRKFGATDKANALDGEKDQTKVPRRIRRSIELKKNPESGFPVSGDDTKRLRTHVWHAKRFTMRKLWGFYLPLGLQGRGRGSRALLKWVKEGVVVHDASYYNAVQLEGPEDSLLSILQMVLVPSPSSESGDSFHSVLSGAVYESAMLYHFGVPFSQPIAPVTYMWKPLDKQDREEDGNFNTSVGGNGSCETECHSHYRQLWLWIHASAFGEGFGALKLACQKQVNETGTLINCFSLEGQLAKLEVIGSKAFQLLQKILQPVNSTSKNSRQLKKCSMLEAQDDSQTKICSTLEDEEQISSCAILPLTVNDPRVFPDKRIEDVPESASTLTLNDELDHEMKKQVALLGISEKREELLSSSCSKFEGSGIVNDKSLWDASCGISPPMEENELCMEKHQTRMDYLCLDDPKSGKRKTSNEVQCLRSCPVLLLRNNDKRGSLMGWSIILPICWARVFWISIVSKGVRAIGLREKHWIACNIGSPYFPSDFPDCNAYSCSMGIEAAAADEKAELRPANIRHLRIPIPPPWNIVGVSLKNVATGEQYTEISSAKNMVDDKSSSHAGCGRRDMASLVCQGNPFDRIVARTSSMLTYFMNEIHGDHLLLFPHVASQKMSFVELMKKQSNLDHSQNMIKQINYNQKLCFLRVLLHAYKNGVFEEGAVVCVPQLTDISLWTSSSGINEIQLQMPQSSVRSYFKELSSGNWELQIPEDPASRASHRWPIGFVTTGFVRGSKKPVAQAFCEAVLLALLREEQWNEMPEKQRRKEIYVLVRNLRSSAYRLALATIVLEQQEDDVNFL
- the LOC102610041 gene encoding ribonucleases P/MRP protein subunit POP1 isoform X6, which produces MMQAITMLFNWRVQRQAFPFFLDSLLSILQMVLVPSPSSESGDSFHSVLSGAVYESAMPIAPVTYMWKPLDKQDREEDGNFNTSVGGNGSCETECHSHYRQLWLWIHASAFGEGFGALKLACQKQVNETGTLINCFSLEGQLAKLEVIGSKAFQLLQKILQPVNSTSKNSRQLKKCSMLEAQDDSQTKICSTLEDEEQISSCAILPLTVNDPRVFPDKRIEDVPESASTLTLNDELDHEMKKQVALLGISEKREELLSSSCSKFEGSGIVNDKSLWDASCGISPPMEENELCMEKHQTRMDYLCLDDPKSGKRKTSNEVQCLRSCPVLLLRNNDKRGSLMGWSIILPICWARVFWISIVSKGVRAIGLREKHWIACNIGSPYFPSDFPDCNAYSCSMGIEAAAADEKAELRPANIRHLRIPIPPPWNIVGVSLKNVATGEQYTEISSAKNMVDDKSSSHAGCGRRDMASLVCQGNPFDRIVARTSSMLTYFMNEIHGDHLLLFPHVASQKMSFVELMKKQSNLDHSQNMIKQINYNQKLCFLRVLLHAYKNGVFEEGAVVCVPQLTDISLWTSSSGINEIQLQMPQSSVRSYFKELSSGNWELQIPEDPASRASHRWPIGFVTTGFVRGSKKPVAQAFCEAVLLALLREEQWNEMPEKQRRKEIYVLVRNLRSSAYRLALATIVLEQQEDDVNFL
- the LOC102610041 gene encoding ribonucleases P/MRP protein subunit POP1 isoform X3 is translated as MASDGSKRSQVSSVPPRKLNVQKFAEARASEMESLHSIVSNRLDNNFRSRRNKRRRTSAYNNQITRKRSKKRRKFGATDKANALDGEKDQTKVPRRIRRSIELKKNPESGFPVSGDDTKRLRTHVWHAKRFTMRKLWGFYLPLGLQGRGRGSRALLKWVKEGVVVHDASYYNAVQLEGPEDSLLSILQMVLVPSPSSESGDSFHSVLSGAVYESAMLYHFGVPFSQPIAPVTYMWKPLDKQDREEDGNFNTSVGGNGSCETECHSHYRQLWLWIHASAFGEGFGALKLACQKQVNETGTLINCFSLEGQLAKLEVIGSKAFQLLQKILQPVNSTSKNSRQLKKCSMLEAQDDSQTKICSTLEDEEQISSCAILPLTVNDPRVFPDKRIEDVPESASTLTLNDELDHEMKKQVALLGISEKREELLSSSCSKFEGSGIVNDKSLWDASCGISPPMEENELCMEKHQTRMDYLCLDDPKSGKRKTSNEVQCLRSCPVLLLRNNDKRGSLMGWSIILPICWARVFWISIVSKGVRAIGLREKHWIACNIGSPYFPSDFPDCNAYSCSMGIEAAAADEKAELRPANIRHLRIPIPPPWNIVGVSLKNVATGEQYTEISSAKNMVDDKSSSHAGCGRRDMASLVCQGNPFDRIVARTSSMLTYFMNEIHGDHLLLFPHVASQKMSFVELMKKQSNLDHSQNMIKQINYNQKLCFLRVLLHAYKNGVFEEGAVVCVPQLTDISLWTSS
- the LOC102610041 gene encoding ribonucleases P/MRP protein subunit POP1 isoform X5; amino-acid sequence: MMQAITMLFNWRVQRQDSLLSILQMVLVPSPSSESGDSFHSVLSGAVYESAMLYHFGVPFSQPIAPVTYMWKPLDKQDREEDGNFNTSVGGNGSCETECHSHYRQLWLWIHASAFGEGFGALKLACQKQVNETGTLINCFSLEGQLAKLEVIGSKAFQLLQKILQPVNSTSKNSRQLKKCSMLEAQDDSQTKICSTLEDEEQISSCAILPLTVNDPRVFPDKRIEDVPESASTLTLNDELDHEMKKQVALLGISEKREELLSSSCSKFEGSGIVNDKSLWDASCGISPPMEENELCMEKHQTRMDYLCLDDPKSGKRKTSNEVQCLRSCPVLLLRNNDKRGSLMGWSIILPICWARVFWISIVSKGVRAIGLREKHWIACNIGSPYFPSDFPDCNAYSCSMGIEAAAADEKAELRPANIRHLRIPIPPPWNIVGVSLKNVATGEQYTEISSAKNMVDDKSSSHAGCGRRDMASLVCQGNPFDRIVARTSSMLTYFMNEIHGDHLLLFPHVASQKMSFVELMKKQSNLDHSQNMIKQINYNQKLCFLRVLLHAYKNGVFEEGAVVCVPQLTDISLWTSSSGINEIQLQMPQSSVRSYFKELSSGNWELQIPEDPASRASHRWPIGFVTTGFVRGSKKPVAQAFCEAVLLALLREEQWNEMPEKQRRKEIYVLVRNLRSSAYRLALATIVLEQQEDDVNFL
- the LOC102610041 gene encoding ribonucleases P/MRP protein subunit POP1 isoform X4, which produces MMQAITMLFNWRVQRQAFPFFLDSLLSILQMVLVPSPSSESGDSFHSVLSGAVYESAMLYHFGVPFSQPIAPVTYMWKPLDKQDREEDGNFNTSVGGNGSCETECHSHYRQLWLWIHASAFGEGFGALKLACQKQVNETGTLINCFSLEGQLAKLEVIGSKAFQLLQKILQPVNSTSKNSRQLKKCSMLEAQDDSQTKICSTLEDEEQISSCAILPLTVNDPRVFPDKRIEDVPESASTLTLNDELDHEMKKQVALLGISEKREELLSSSCSKFEGSGIVNDKSLWDASCGISPPMEENELCMEKHQTRMDYLCLDDPKSGKRKTSNEVQCLRSCPVLLLRNNDKRGSLMGWSIILPICWARVFWISIVSKGVRAIGLREKHWIACNIGSPYFPSDFPDCNAYSCSMGIEAAAADEKAELRPANIRHLRIPIPPPWNIVGVSLKNVATGEQYTEISSAKNMVDDKSSSHAGCGRRDMASLVCQGNPFDRIVARTSSMLTYFMNEIHGDHLLLFPHVASQKMSFVELMKKQSNLDHSQNMIKQINYNQKLCFLRVLLHAYKNGVFEEGAVVCVPQLTDISLWTSSSGINEIQLQMPQSSVRSYFKELSSGNWELQIPEDPASRASHRWPIGFVTTGFVRGSKKPVAQAFCEAVLLALLREEQWNEMPEKQRRKEIYVLVRNLRSSAYRLALATIVLEQQEDDVNFL
- the LOC102610041 gene encoding ribonucleases P/MRP protein subunit POP1 isoform X2 encodes the protein MASDGSKRSQVSSVPPRKLNVQKFAEARASEMESLHSIVSNRLDNNFRSRRNKRRRTSAYNNQITRKRSKKRRKFGATDKANALDGEKDQTKVPRRIRRSIELKKNPESGFPVSGDDTKRLRTHVWHAKRFTMRKLWGFYLPLGLQGRGRGSRALLKWVKEGVVVHDASYYNAVQLEGPEDSLLSILQMVLVPSPSSESGDSFHSVLSGAVYESAMPIAPVTYMWKPLDKQDREEDGNFNTSVGGNGSCETECHSHYRQLWLWIHASAFGEGFGALKLACQKQVNETGTLINCFSLEGQLAKLEVIGSKAFQLLQKILQPVNSTSKNSRQLKKCSMLEAQDDSQTKICSTLEDEEQISSCAILPLTVNDPRVFPDKRIEDVPESASTLTLNDELDHEMKKQVALLGISEKREELLSSSCSKFEGSGIVNDKSLWDASCGISPPMEENELCMEKHQTRMDYLCLDDPKSGKRKTSNEVQCLRSCPVLLLRNNDKRGSLMGWSIILPICWARVFWISIVSKGVRAIGLREKHWIACNIGSPYFPSDFPDCNAYSCSMGIEAAAADEKAELRPANIRHLRIPIPPPWNIVGVSLKNVATGEQYTEISSAKNMVDDKSSSHAGCGRRDMASLVCQGNPFDRIVARTSSMLTYFMNEIHGDHLLLFPHVASQKMSFVELMKKQSNLDHSQNMIKQINYNQKLCFLRVLLHAYKNGVFEEGAVVCVPQLTDISLWTSSSGINEIQLQMPQSSVRSYFKELSSGNWELQIPEDPASRASHRWPIGFVTTGFVRGSKKPVAQAFCEAVLLALLREEQWNEMPEKQRRKEIYVLVRNLRSSAYRLALATIVLEQQEDDVNFL